One Phaseolus vulgaris cultivar G19833 chromosome 4, P. vulgaris v2.0, whole genome shotgun sequence DNA window includes the following coding sequences:
- the LOC137836369 gene encoding ABC transporter B family member 15-like, translating to MNDALNFLNRAKDVFWNEREKYDMLIQILKDYKAERITSEVVAARVKELLKGHSSLILRFNAFLPKEHEIKLKDEPSQELVRLVDNIKERFKDDEHLYQSFLMSIKTYKEDKRKTTCDLHGELAVIFKDHQDLLKEFTRKFPNYDKVEENVVEDEKPTLSIPKWKQTYLGCFIALLFCTIMCSVIFVYFLSCHDEITRKTKMYSFCFLGLVVISFIANVFHQPYNIICMKEYLIKRVSKILPIGDGWFVQKETFRCDLCHKFVQENVVMPLMGEKMGVVVQTICAVVIGFTMGLMFTWRVAIAMTLLHLIIIVCFNKRGFLKIMPSKNIKNHDD from the exons ATGAATGATGCCTTGAATTTTCTGAATAGAGCCAAAGATGTGTTTTGGAACGAAAGGGAGAAGTATGACATGTTGATCCAGATCCTGAAAGATTACAAGGCTGAAAG GATTACCTCTGAGGTTGTTGCTGCGAGGGTGAAAGAGTTACTGAAAGGGCACAGCAGTTTGATTTTGAGATTCAACGCTTTCTTGCCAAAGGAGCATGAGATCAAACTTAAGGACGAACCTTCTCAGGAACTAGTCCGTTTGGTTGACAACATAAAG GAACGATTCAAAGATGATGAGCATCTTTATCAGTCATTCTTGATGAGTATCAAAACGTACAAAGAAGATAAGAGAAAGACAACCTGTGATCTTCATGGTGAG CTTGCTGTCATTTTCAAGGACCACCAAGATCTGCTGAAGGAGTTCACCAGAAAATTTCCTAATTATGACAAAGTTGAAGAGAATGTTGTTGAGGATGAAAAGCCAACACTGAGCATTCCCAAGTGGAAGCAAACATATTTAGGTTGTTTCATTGCACTGTTGTTTTGCACAATTATGTGTTCAGTCATATTTGTTTACTTTCTCTCATGTCATGATGAGATAACAAGGAAGACAAAGATGTATTCGTTTTGTTTCCTAGGTTTGGTTGTCATCTCCTTCATTGCTAATGTCTTCCACCAACCCTATAACATTATTTGCATGAAAGAGTATTTAATCAAAAGGGTTTCAAAGATTCTTCCCATTGGAGATGGATGGTTCGTTCAGAAGGAAACTTTCAGATGTGATCTTTGCCATAAATTTGTCCAAGAAAATGTg GTTATGCCTTTAATGGGAGAGAAAATGGGTGTAGTGGTTCAAACAATTTGTGCAGTGGTGATAGGTTTCACTATGGGTCTTATGTTTACATGGAGAGTAGCCATTGCAATGACACTTCTTCATCTTATTATCATTGTTTGCTTCAACAAAAGAGGTTTCCTCAAGATCATGCCAAGTAAGAACATCAAGAATCATGATGATTGA